The genomic segment CTTACAAGTAAAGCATGAATCCTCCTAGGGTCCTCGGCTATGGCCTAGATACCCTCGTGGTCAATCTCTACTGGCCGGCGGGCAAGTATCAGCTTCCTGAGGGTTTTGAGGCTACGCTAAATGAGTTAAAGGACCTATATAGGCGGGACCCTAATGGGGCCATCCTCTGGGGTGTGGATGCCTATTTTCCTCTCCCTAATCCCGTGCCTGATTTGCCTTGGGGTCTAGAAGGGGACCTCTTTGAGGCGGCTATAGTGCAGCCTACGCGTCATTATGCGTGGCAGTTGTCCTTTGGCGGTCTTGTTTTCGTGCGCCTGAGTGCTGTGAAGGATACTACCCGGCGGGCGGAGTTCCCTGCCATGCGGGTAGAGTTCACCGGTACCTACATGCGGTATGCAGACCGGGACGCGGAAAAGGTAGTGCGGTGGGTGTTGGATGCTGCGGAGAATCTCACGGGCACCCGTCCGCATAGGGTTCAGGTGTCCCGGGCGGATTTGTTCGTGGACGTGGAGGCTAATCCGCTTCAAGTGACGGATATAGACCGGTTTACTAGTCGCTCCAGGGTGCGGGGGGTGTACTCCTTCGGGGTGGACCCCGGCCGCGAGGCCGGGGCCACCCCAGAAGGGGGGCTCATGAGTAACACGCCCCCTGCTACGCGACTACGGGTTGCGGATTCTCTGGCAGAAGGGGTAGAGACTACCGCGGCTTTTTTGCGAGGCCGGGACTGGTCGGGCTTTACGTTCGGGCGTGGTCCCTTGATGGCTCGCGTTTATTCAAAGACGGTGGAGGCACGTTCTAAGTATGAGACGCGTAACCTCCTCATGATGTATGAGGAACGCCACGGGCCTTTGACTGGCCACGTTATCCGTGTGGAGTTTCAGCTAACTACTGACGTGCTGCGGGAGATGGTAGTGGTGGGTGATGGGTCCGATATTCGTGATTGGGATACGTTCCGGTGGGCTATTCCTGCAATCTGGGCGTACTTGACAGGAGAATGGTTGGTGCTACGGGATAAAGCGCGGGTGGACGCATATAACCGTTTGCGGGATGTGCCTGTGGACCCTCTATGGCAAGTGGTCCAAGGGGCATTCAATGAAGGGGGTGATAGGGGAAAAGGGGAACTAGTACGGGATAGGGTGTTCAGGCGTGTGGATCCGGTGGCCCTCGCAAAACAAGCGTTGGGGGCCTTTATGACGGCTCTCGCGGCTGTGGGGCGCATTGACCGGGTGGACTTGAAGAGTTGGTGGATAGGAGCCTTTAGGGCGTTAGGAAGGGACAAGGAAGAACGGGAGTGGCTAGGTAGGGAAGGGGCACTTGCCTACGGGCGTGCACGGCTACGGAAGATGGCGGTTTTTGGCGTAATGCCGGAAAAGTGGCGCTTTGAGGGGGTGTAGGATGCAGATTCTGGTCTTGGGCGTGAACATTTTCCAGCGGAAGGATGGGACTCACGGGGCTCGGATTGTGGTGGCGTCTACTCCACGCAATCCCAATACGCGCGGACTAGTGGCGGCGGAGTTCGAGGTTTTGCCGGAAGTGGCGGACACCATGAAGGTGTTTCCGGGCATTTACAAGCTGGATTTGGAGCTTCCCATTTCTACCGGGTACGGTCGGCCTAATGAGGTGCGTCCGTTAGTCACCGGAGCAACGTTGGTGGCTCCTGTGGTGCCGGGGAAGAAGGATGTTCCTGCCTCCTGAGGCATGGCAAGCCTTTTTGGTGGTTGCATTTGGGTTAGGTGTGATTGCGGGGCTGCTATCGGGGGGTGACTGGTGATGGATGCTTCCCAGTGGTTCACGTGGTTTCTCGCCATTACCACCATCCCATATGTCCTTCTAGCAGCCTATCGCTACTTGGGAAAACTCTATGGAGGGCTATGATGTTCGGGAGCTGTTCGGGGCCTTTTGGTGGGGGGTCGCTGCCGGTGTTGTGGCTGCGTTCCTCCGTAACCTTCTTCGTCGGCTCTAGGGACAATCGGGGAATAATCCCCGTGATGGTCCAGAAAGGGGGTGAGTAGGGTGGAGTTCCAGCCGGATCAGATCGCGAGCGCTGTTCAGACCTACGTTACGGCTATCGCTGCTGCGGGTGCCGGGGTGTTGGCTCTAACTATCGGCCTTTCCGCGGCCTGGCGGTACGCCAAGAAGTTCCTCAAGGGCTAGGTATGAGCTTAGGGCGGTTCCTCCTGCTAGGGGTGGTCCTGCTAGGGGGGACCGCCCTGGCAAATGCTCAGTACAAGGATGCGGTGAAGGGTGCGGTCCAGGGCATGACCCTGGATGAGATTATTCAGTGGAGCAATGGCCAGTTCCGGCGGCAAGCCACCATTGGGCGCTATGTACGCTGGGGTGGTTCTATCGTGTTGGGTTCGGCCCTGATTGCTGCGGGCTTGGATTATTTTTATAACTACCTTCGGCGGGAAACCGGAACGCCCTTGGACCAGTGGTATTATTGGGTGCCTTCCGTTGTGGCTGGGATAGGGGGCTACTGGGCTAAAGTGGATATGTCGTGTTCGGGGAAGTGTAATTATCGGTGTCTATATGGGTACCAGTGGGCTGTTTATGGCTATAGGTTTCCTGGTGGTAAGGTCGGGGGTACGGAGTCTACTGGGACGGGATGGTATGATAGTCCTCCGTCGTGTTCGGTAGATATGGCGGAATCGTGGGCGAAGTCTCATTTTAAGCAAATGATTGGTGCCCCTTATTCATCATGGGAGTGGCGTACGGCTAGTGAAAGCTATAAGAATGGGGTGCCGGAAAGTGATAGGTCGCGCTTCGTATCCGATTTGAGCTGGTTACGTCATGTGCTGGTGGAGCCGGGTGCGCAGCCCGATTTGGTGACGTGGCTCCAGCAGCATCCTGACGCGGCCAATGGGGTAAAGCAGGCGGTTACCCAGTACCTAACTGATACCGAACCGTCTTCTCCTTCCCAGCCCTGGCCGGGGGTGCGCCTTGAGCCGGTGCCGAACCCTAACCAGTGGACCGATAACCCCTTCACGCGTCCGGACATAGACACTGACGGTGATGGCTATCCGGATTCCGTGGAGTGGCAAGAGGCTAATCGGCGTGGTGTACCCTGGCCGGACGTTATCAATGACCCGACCGAGCACCCGGACCCCAATGGTGATCCGGACGGGGATGGATACCCAACGCTGGAAGAGGTGCAGGTAGGTACTGACCCCTATGACCCTGCAAGTAACCCAGGTCCTCGCCGTCGTCCGTGGATAGATACCGACGGGGACGGCTACCCAGATTGGCAGGAGGTACAAGAAGGCACGGATCCAAAGGATGCCTCTAGTAGGCCGCGGGTGGCACCTGCCCCTAACCCTAATCAGCCTTGGGTGGATACCGACGGGGACGGCTACCCAGATTGGCAGGAGATTAGCGAGGGGACGGACCCGAATGACCCGGAAAGCCGGCCTTCTGTTCCCCCGGCTCCGCGTCCTGAGGAGAATCCGGATAAGGTGGAGTGGCCGGGGGCTCCTCCTGCTCCCGGGTTGAAGCCGGTTGAGTGGCCTACGCGGAGTGAGGAGCGCAAGGCTTTGCCTGAGGTGGATAAGCTCATTCAGCCCTTTGAGGATAAGGTGCTTCAGCGTTGGAGGGATGGGGTACGGGAGATAAGGGAGACGGCAGAACGCAAGTTCCCGTTTGGCATCATTGCGGTTATCAGGGGCATGAGCATTAGCCGGGAGGGTGGTAACTGTACGTTCACCTTCTCCGTGGGTCCTGCACAGGGGACCGTGGCCCCGTGCAACACTCCCATATTTGCGGTGGCTGAATCCTTCCGGCCAGTCTGGGCGGGTTTGCTCTGGGTGGCATTTGCTCTTGCTCTCGTGCGGAGGGGGTTGGACATCCAGCGATGACGTGGGAAAACCGTCACAACCCCTTCCATTTCTCCCCTTCCGCCCCCTTAACTGCCTATTGCCTCGCCGCGGGGTGCCGTCAAGGGCGTCAGTCCCCGGGCCGCCCTCCATCACGCACGTTTACCGTGTTCAAGGACGGGGTTTGGACATGCAGGGGCGGCCCGGGGATGCTCTGCACCCTTGACGGCGGGGTCCCCGCGGCAGGCACCCTGCTCACGGGGGGCGGAAGGGGTTTGTTTTTGGGGGGTGGCTCATGGCTGGTGTGTCGGCAATAGTAGAAGGCCTTCTGGATCTCCTCCGGTGGCTGGCCCAAACTGCTATAGGCTTCTTCGGCTGGCTCTGGCAGACGGTCACCGGCTTCGCGCATTGGGTCTGGTCTGTCCTGGACTGGGTTTTCGTCCATGCGTGGAACCTCTTTATTGATGTTTTGGGCTGGGCGCTGGGTTTTGTTTTTGAGTTCGTCGGTTCGCTGCTGGTGCTGGTGCTCAAGTTTGTTCTGTTACTCGTCAGCCTTCTACCGGACGTTCCAAATGAGTTGCTGCGGGGTGTTTCGGCCATCGTTCCTGCTGCGGGTATCGCTGACCGTATCCTGCCCATTTCTGATGCGATTACTATCGTGTCGTTGTGGGGGTCGTTTTATGGCGTAATGGCGATTTGGCGTGTTATTACCTTCATCAGGGGAGGGCGTTGATGATTGAAGCTTTTGTGGGCATTCCGGGAAGTGGCAAGAGTTACGCCTTGGTGGTTAAAGGCCTCGAGGCTCTGGCTTCTGGTCGCATGGTCTACGCAAACTTTGGCTTACTCCCCGAACGGGTTTACCTTTGGCTGCGCCTACGTCGTCGCTTGTCTCATCGTGATGCTGTGGAACGTGCTGACCGAATCCGTGAAATACGGGACTACTCGGACCTGCTAAACGTTCATGATGGCGTGTTGCTCTTTGACGAGGCCCACATGTGGCTTCCCTCCCGTGAGTTTAGTTTAATCCCCACGGAGGTTATAGCCTTTTGGAGCCAACACCGGAAGGTCGGTGTGGACGTCTACCTTGCTACTCAACGCTATGGCTCCGTGGATGCCATCGTGAGGGAGTTAGTGGCGAATGTGTATTGGGCTCGTCCTGCTCCCTTTTGGCTCCGCCTTCTCCTCCGTCCGTGGGCTCGTGGTCGTCCAGTGCTCCGGTACACCGCTATTATGGATGAGTCTTTCGGGACTATGCAGAAGGCGGTTAAGGGCCTTTTTGAGGGGGTGCAGCGCAATAGCGTGGTTATTCTGGACCCGTTAGCGGCGTCCTGCTATGATACGCACGCTATCTTCGAGCCGCCTATTGTGCGCCTTCAAAGGGAGATGGACCCTAAACGGCGGGCGATTCTCGACCGTATGGGCCTTTCGTGGGATGCCTCGCGTATTCAAGGGCGTCGGGAGTCCGGTGATGGTTTGCCCGTTCTGTCTATGCGTGAGTTGGCCGAGGCCTATCGTTCTGGTAGGCCTCCCCATGCCGTGCTTAGGGAAAAGTGGTTAACTACTATGCATGACCCTTCTCCTTCTGACCCTCCTCAGTCTGATGCTGGCCGCGTATTACCTGAGGAAGAGGGCACAGACTGGACCGCGTTCGCATGGCGTGGCTAGGTGTCCCAAGTGTGGCATGCCTCACCGGTTGGCCTTGCAGGTTAAGGAGTATAAGCGTCATTGCCCTTATGTGGCTTATGGTCAATGCCCGTATGACCCTCGCCGTGGGGTGTATCGTATGAGGCGTTAGGTTATACTGGCTTGGGGCGGGCGTGTTGTCGGGTAGACTTTTGGCCCTTTGTGGTCGTGCCTTAGACTGGCCATTACCCCTAGCGTGGTTAGTGTTGGCCCATTGTGGTCGTTTGTAAGAGTGCTGAAGGGGTGCCCGCCCCTACTTGTTGCCTATGTTCGTGGGTGTAGACGTGGCAGCTAGGTGGTTGGATGTCGCCCTTGGACCCTCGGGGGAGGTGTTGCGGGTGGCAAACCCTGCGGGTATTCCTGATGTTCTTCGGCGTCTTCCATCTGGGGCGCATGTTGGCCTAGAGGCTACGGGAACCTATTACCGCCCCTTGGCCTATGCCTTGGCTCGTGCTGGCTTCCGCGTGTATGTCCTCAACCCTGCTGCGGTGAAGGCCTATTCTCGGTCCTTGCTACGTCGTGCCAAAACGGATAAAGCCGACGCCCGTTTGATTGCGCGCTTTTTGTCAGAAAGATACCAGGACCTTACGGTCTATCAGCCTTCGGATGATGTCTTAACGGTTCTGGGTGTCCTG from the Thermus albus genome contains:
- a CDS encoding zonular occludens toxin domain-containing protein; the protein is MIEAFVGIPGSGKSYALVVKGLEALASGRMVYANFGLLPERVYLWLRLRRRLSHRDAVERADRIREIRDYSDLLNVHDGVLLFDEAHMWLPSREFSLIPTEVIAFWSQHRKVGVDVYLATQRYGSVDAIVRELVANVYWARPAPFWLRLLLRPWARGRPVLRYTAIMDESFGTMQKAVKGLFEGVQRNSVVILDPLAASCYDTHAIFEPPIVRLQREMDPKRRAILDRMGLSWDASRIQGRRESGDGLPVLSMRELAEAYRSGRPPHAVLREKWLTTMHDPSPSDPPQSDAGRVLPEEEGTDWTAFAWRG